A section of the Oryza sativa Japonica Group chromosome 1, ASM3414082v1 genome encodes:
- the LOC4326604 gene encoding CBS domain-containing protein CBSX3, mitochondrial isoform X2, whose product MDLHGIRGKVALNPVLKLPQGELVVFTDQFEPGIGRRTSAGLQHLLQELLRLKMQGITKALRFHGKQLKLTVLQHMNKGIFSWATLISRIQTESPTVIIPHIGLENIRVREILNAKGEAKAGAVYWCCTSHFVHEAIKHMTAHNVGALVVLKSGDEKQLAGIVTERDFARKILLPGRPSEETRVGDIMTEEDKLITVSSNTNILQAMELMTERHIRHVPVFDEKVVGMITIGDVVKTIVDQQHQEVKQLKKYIRGDYY is encoded by the exons ATGGATTTGCATGGGATAAGAGGCAAAGTAGCTCTGAATCCCGTTCTTAAACTCCCACAAGGAGAGCTCGTCGTCTTCACCGATCAATTCGAGCCAGGAATAGGCAGAAGAACGAGTGCAGGACTGCAGCATTTGCTCCAGGAATTGTTAAG ATTAAAGATGCAAGGAATTACAAAAGCACTACGCTTCCATGGGAAGCAACTTAAGCTCACGGTTTTACAACATATGAACAAGGGGATCTTCTCATGGGCGACCCTGATTTCGCGCATACAAACTGAATCTCCGACTGTAATTATTCCTCACATTGGACTAGAGAACATCAGAGTCAGAGAGATTCTGAATGCGAAAGGGGAGGCTAAAGCTGGAGCCGTCTACTGGTGCTGCACCAGTCATTTTGTACATGAAGCCATCAAGCAT ATGACAGCCCATAATGTCGGAGCTCTGGTGGTGCTCAAGTCTGGGGATGAGAAGCAGCTGGCAGGAATCGTAACTGAGAGAG ATTTCGCTAGGAAGATCCTTTTACCAGGACGGCCTTCAGAAGAAACAAGAGTTGGAGACATTATGACAGAAGAG GACAAGCTAATAACAGTGTCGAGCAATACCAATATTCTGCAGGCAATGGAGCTAATGACAG AGAGGCATATTCGCCATGTTCCTGTTTTTGATGAGAAGGTAGTCGGCATGATTACCATCGGTGACGTTGTCAAGACAATCGTGGACCAGCAGCACCAAGAAGTAAAACAATTGAAGAAATACATTAGAGGAGATTACTATTAG
- the LOC107276614 gene encoding laccase-2, translating into MASAASSLPLLVSSLLLALFALGAHADVKRYQFDIVMSNVSRLCHEKAMVTVNGSYPGPTIYAREGDRVIVNVTNHVKHNMTIHWHGLKQRRNGWADGPAYVTQCPIGSGGSYVYDFNVTRQRGTLWWHAHIAWMRATVHGAIVILPAAGVPYPFPKPDDEAEIVLGEWWHADVETVERQGSMLGMAPNMSDAHTINGKPGPLVPFCSEKHTYALQVQSGKTYLLRIINAAVNDELFFSIAGHNMTVVEIDATYTKPFAASTVQLSPGQTMNVLVSADQSPGRYFMVAKPFNDVPIPADNKTATAILQYAGVPTSVVPALPQTMPATNSTGSVAAFHDKLRSLNSPRYPADVPLAVDRHLLYTIGLNIDPCETCLNRSRLAASLNNITFVMPRTALLQAHYYGQKGVFAADFPDRPPARFNYTGVPLTAGLGTSLGTRLSKIAYNATVELVLQDTNLLSVESHPFHLHGYNFFVVGRGVGNFDPAKDPAKYNLVDPPERNTVGVPAGGWTAIRFRADNPGVWFLHCHLEVHTSWGLKMAFLVEDGSGPDESVLPPPKDLPKC; encoded by the exons ATGGCCTCTGCTGCGTCCAGTCTCCCTCTGCTGGTTTCGTCTCTTCTGCTTGCCCTTTTCGCCCTCGGTGCACATGCCGATGTCAAGAGATACCAATTTGAT ATTGTGATGAGCAACGTGAGCAGATTGTGCCACGAGAAAGCCATGGTGACGGTGAACGGGAGCTACCCGGGGCCGACCATCTACGCGCGCGAAGGAGACCGGGTCATCGTCAACGTGACCAACCACGTGAAGCACAACATGACGATCCACTGGCACGGGCTGAAGCAGCGGCGGAACGGGTGGGCGGACGGGCCGGCGTACGTGACGCAGTGCCCGatcggcagcggcgggagcTACGTGTACGACTTCAACGTGACGAGGCAGCGCGGCACGCTGTGGTGGCACGCGCACATCGCGTGGATGCGCGCCACCGTGCACGGCGCCATCGTCATCCTCCCCGCGGCCGGCGTCCCCTACCCGTTCCCCAAGCCCGACGACGAGGCCGAGATCGTCCTCGGCGAGTGGTGGCACGCGGACGTGGAGACTGTGGAGAGGCAGGGCAGCATGCTCGGCATGGCGCCCAACATGTCGGATGCGCACACCATCAACGGCAAGCCCGGCCCGCTCGTCCCGTTCTGCTCCGAGAAAC ATACCTACGCGTTGCAGGTGCAGAGCGGCAAGACGTACCTCCTCCGGATCATCAACGCTGCAGTCAACGACGAGCTCTTCTTCTCGATCGCCGGCCACAACATGACGGTGGTCGAGATCGACGCGACCTACACCAAGCCGTTCGCCGCGTCCACCGTCCAGCTCTCCCCGGGGCAGACCATGAACGTGCTCGTCAGTGCCGACCAGAGTCCCGGCCGGTACTTCATGGTCGCCAAGCCCTTCAACGACGTGCCCATCCCCGCCGACAACAAGACGGCCACCGCCATCCTCCAGTACGCCGGCGTCCCGACCTCCGTCGTCCCGGCGCTGCCCCAGACGATGCCGGCCACGAACAGCACCGGCTCCGTGGCCGCGTTCCACGACAAGCTGCGGAGCCTCAACTCGCCGCGGTACCCGGCTGACGTGCCGCTCGCCGTCGACCGGCACCTGCTCTACACCATCGGGCTCAACATCGACCCGTGCGAGACGTGCCTGAACAGGTCGCGCCTCGCGGCGTCGCTGAACAACATCACCTTCGTGATGCCGCGGACGGCGCTGCTGCAGGCGCACTACTACGGCCAGAAGGGCGTGTTCGCCGCCGACTTCCcggaccgcccgccggcgcggTTCAACTACACGGGCGTGCCGCTCACCGCCGGCCTCGGCACGTCGCTCGGCACGAGGCTGAGCAAGATCGCGTACAACGCCACCGTGGAGCTGGTGCTGCAGGACACCAACCTCCTGTCCGTCGAGTCGCACCCGTTCCACCTCCACGGCTACAACTTCTTCGTCGTCGGGAGAGGCGTCGGCAACTTCGACCCGGCCAAGGACCCCGCCAAGTACAACCTCGTCGACCCGCCGGAGAGGAACACCGTCGGCGTGCCCGCCGGAGGCTGGACCGCGATCAGGTTCAGAGCAGACAACCCAG GTGTTTGGTTCTTGCATTGCCACCTTGAGGTGCACACGAGCTGGGGCTTAAAAATGGCGTTTTTAGTGGAGGACGGGAGCGGTCCTGATGAGTCGGTTTTGCCACCGCCCAAGGATCTGCCCAAGTGCTGA
- the LOC4326604 gene encoding CBS domain-containing protein CBSX3, mitochondrial isoform X1 — protein MDLHGIRGKVALNPVLKLPQGELVVFTDQFEPGIGRRTSAGLQHLLQELLSRLKMQGITKALRFHGKQLKLTVLQHMNKGIFSWATLISRIQTESPTVIIPHIGLENIRVREILNAKGEAKAGAVYWCCTSHFVHEAIKHMTAHNVGALVVLKSGDEKQLAGIVTERDFARKILLPGRPSEETRVGDIMTEEDKLITVSSNTNILQAMELMTERHIRHVPVFDEKVVGMITIGDVVKTIVDQQHQEVKQLKKYIRGDYY, from the exons ATGGATTTGCATGGGATAAGAGGCAAAGTAGCTCTGAATCCCGTTCTTAAACTCCCACAAGGAGAGCTCGTCGTCTTCACCGATCAATTCGAGCCAGGAATAGGCAGAAGAACGAGTGCAGGACTGCAGCATTTGCTCCAGGAATTGTTAAG CAGATTAAAGATGCAAGGAATTACAAAAGCACTACGCTTCCATGGGAAGCAACTTAAGCTCACGGTTTTACAACATATGAACAAGGGGATCTTCTCATGGGCGACCCTGATTTCGCGCATACAAACTGAATCTCCGACTGTAATTATTCCTCACATTGGACTAGAGAACATCAGAGTCAGAGAGATTCTGAATGCGAAAGGGGAGGCTAAAGCTGGAGCCGTCTACTGGTGCTGCACCAGTCATTTTGTACATGAAGCCATCAAGCAT ATGACAGCCCATAATGTCGGAGCTCTGGTGGTGCTCAAGTCTGGGGATGAGAAGCAGCTGGCAGGAATCGTAACTGAGAGAG ATTTCGCTAGGAAGATCCTTTTACCAGGACGGCCTTCAGAAGAAACAAGAGTTGGAGACATTATGACAGAAGAG GACAAGCTAATAACAGTGTCGAGCAATACCAATATTCTGCAGGCAATGGAGCTAATGACAG AGAGGCATATTCGCCATGTTCCTGTTTTTGATGAGAAGGTAGTCGGCATGATTACCATCGGTGACGTTGTCAAGACAATCGTGGACCAGCAGCACCAAGAAGTAAAACAATTGAAGAAATACATTAGAGGAGATTACTATTAG
- the LOC4326603 gene encoding putative pectinesterase 11 — MPMPLYGVVNSPCRSHCRAAATLLVSVSLLCSCFAIAMPSVVVTVDQSGKGDHRRIQDAIDAAPANDSSRTVIRIKPGVYREKVVVDKPYVTLTGTSATSTVIAWNESWVSDESPTVSVLASDFVAKRLTFQNTFGDSAPAVAVRVAGDRAAFYGCRFVSFQDTLLDETGRHYYRGCYVQGATDFIFGNGRALFDKCHLHSTSPDGAGGAFTAQQRSSESEETGYSFVGCKLTGLGAGTSILGRPWGPYSRVVFALTYMSSTVRPQGWDDWGDPSNQRTAFYGQYQCYGDGSKTDGRVAWSHDLTQAEAAPFITKAWVDGQQWLR, encoded by the exons ATGCCGATGCCGTTATATGGGGTGGTCAACTCGCCGTGCCGCAGCCACTGCAGGGCCGCGGCAACGTTGTTGGTCTCGGTGTCCCTGCTCTGCTCTTGCTTCGCCATCGCCATGCCGAGCGTCGTCGTCACGGTCGACCAGTCCGGCAAGGGCGACCACCGGAGGATCCAGGACGCGATCGATGCCGCCCCGGCAAACGACTCCTCCCGCACCGTCATCCGGATCAAGCCCGGGGTTTACAG GGAGAAGGTCGTGGTGGACAAGCCGTACGTGACGCTGACCGGCACGAGCGCGACCTCGACGGTGATCGCCTGGAACGAGTCGTGGGTCTCCGACGAGTCCCCCACCGTGTCCGTGCTGGCCTCCGACTTCGTCGCCAAGCGCCTGACGTTTCAG AACACGTTCGGGGACagcgcgccggcggtggcggtgagggTCGCCGGAGACAGGGCGGCGTTCTACGGGTGCAGGTTCGTGTCGTTCCAGGACACGCTCCTCGACGAGACGGGGCGGCACTACTACCGCGGCTGCTACGTGCAGGGCGCCACCGACTTCATATTCGGAAACGGCCGGGCTCTGTTTGAC AAATGCCACCTGCACTCCACGTCgcccgacggcgccggcggggcgTTCACGGCGCAGCAGCGGTCGTCGGAATCGGAGGAGACGGGGTACAGCTTCGTGGGGTGCAAGCTGACCGGCCTCGGCGCCGGCACCTCCATCCTGGGCCGGCCGTGGGGGCCATACTCCCGCGTCGTCTTCGCGCTCACCTACATGTCCTCCACCGTCAGGCCCCAAGGCTGGGACGACTGGGGCGACCCCTCCAATCAGCG GACGGCGTTCTATGGGCAGTACCAGTGCTACGGCGACGGATCGAAGACCGACGGCAGGGTTGCCTGGTCTCACGACCTGACGCAGGCCGAGGCGGCGCCGTTCATCACCAAGGCTTGGGTTGATGGGCAGCAATGGCTTCGGTAG